From the Plectropomus leopardus isolate mb chromosome 18, YSFRI_Pleo_2.0, whole genome shotgun sequence genome, one window contains:
- the ptp4a2b gene encoding protein tyrosine phosphatase type IVA 2, with amino-acid sequence MGRLANMNRPAAVEITYESMRFLITHNPTNATLNKFTEDLKNSDVNTLVRVCDATYDKTPVEKEGIEVLDWPFDDGAPPPNQIVEDWLKLVNNKFREEPGCCIAVHCVAGLGRAPVLVALALIECGMKYEDAVQYIRQKRRGAFNSKQLLYLEKYRPKMRLRFKDNNSHNCCVQ; translated from the exons ATGGG ccGTCTCGCCAACATGAACCGCCCCGCTGCAGTCGAGATTACCTACGAAAGCATGAGGTTCCTTATCACCCACAACCCCACCAATGCCACGCTCAACAAGTTCACAGAG GAcctgaaaaacagtgatgtgaaCACACTGGTGAGAGTTTGCGATGCCACCTACGATAAGACTCCAGTCGAGAAGGAGGGGATAGAGGTCCTG GACTGGCCTTTCGATGATGGGGCCCCTCCTCCCAACCAGATTGTGGAAGACTGGCTCAAGCTGGTCAACAACAAGTTTCGAGAGGAACCTGGATGCTGCATCGCTGTGCACTGTGTGGCAGGACTTGGCCG AGCTCCAGTCCTGGTGGCCTTAGCCCTCATTGAGTGTGGGATGAAGTATGAGGACGCTGTGCAGTACATAAGGCA gaAGAGACGTGGAGCCTTCAACTCCAAACAGCTTCTTTACCTCGAGAAATACAGACCCAAAATGCGTCTGCGGTTCAAGGATAACAACAGCCACAACTGCTGTGTGCAGTAG